From the genome of Aphelocoma coerulescens isolate FSJ_1873_10779 chromosome 26, UR_Acoe_1.0, whole genome shotgun sequence, one region includes:
- the TNNI1 gene encoding troponin I, slow skeletal muscle, with protein MQSGFPGAGGSSRVSQRDGGSELLPSADSTGQHRTSASLLAAFRLGVRLGFAPLFQLLSLSSAGHSTRRDARARKSKITASRKLLLKSLMLAKAKEEWDQEIVDKQAEKERYLSERVTPLHTSGLSLSQLQDLCRELHEKVEIVDEERYDIEAKCNHNTREIKDLKIKVLDLRGKFKRPPLRRVRVSADAMLRALLGSKHKVSMDLRANLKSVKKEDTEKERPVEVGDWRKNVEAMSGMEGRKKMFDAAKSPTGQ; from the exons ATGCAGTCAGGTTTTCCCGGAGCCGGCGGCTCGTCCCGTGTTTCCCAGCGGGACGGAGGCTCGGAGCTGCTTCCCTCCGCCGACAGCACGGGGCAGCACCGCACCTCGGCATCGCTCCTCGCTGCCTTCCGCCTTGGTGTGCGCTTGGGATTCGCACCTTTGTTTcagctcctttccctttcttcgGCAGGGCACAGCACACGCCGCGATGCCAGAGCC AGAAAATCCAAGATCACAGCCTCACGCAAACTCTTGTTGAAG AGTTTGATGCTGGCCAAGGCCAAGGAGGAGTGGGATCAGGAGATTGTGGACAAGCAGGCAGAGAAGGAGAGGTACCTGTCTGAGCGGGTCACCCCACTGCACACCAGTGGGCTCTCCCTGAGCCAGCTCCAG GATCTGTGCAGGGAGCTGCATGAGAAGGTGGAAATTGTGGATGAGGAGAGATACGACATTGAAGCGAAATGCAACCATAACACCCGGGAG ATTAAAGATCTGAAAATCAAAGTTCTTGATCTCCGAGGGAAGTTCAAGCGCCCTCCCCTGCGCCGGGTCCGCGTCTCGGCCGATGCCAtgctcagggctctgctgggctccAAGCACAAGGTGTCCATGGATCTCAGGGCCAACCTGAAGTCTGTCAAGAAGGAGGACACAGAGAAG GAACGCCCTGTGGAAGTGGGTGACTGGCGCAAGAACGTGGAAGCCATGTCGGGCATGGAGGGGAGGAAGAAGATGTTTGACGCTGCCAAGTCCCCCACAGGGCAGTGA